The genomic segment TCGCGCTGCGGGCCGGGGCGGAGATCTCGGACCTGGAGTTCGTCCAGTTCCACCCCACGGTCCTCTTCCTGGGCGCCGACTCCGAGGGCCAGCAGCCGCTGGTCTCGGAGGCGGTACGCGGCGAGGGCGCGTACCTCGTCGACGCCTCCGGTACGCGCTTCATGACCGGGCAGCACGAGCTGGCGGAGCTCGCCCCCCGCGACATCGTCGCCAAGGCCATCACCCGCCAGATGCAGCTGCACGGCACCCAGCACATGTACCTCGACGCCCGGCACTTCGGCGCCGAGATGTGGGAGCGGCGCTTCCCCACGATCCTGGCCGCCTGCCGCGAACACGGCATCGACCCGGTCACCGAGCCGATCCCGGTCGCGCCCGCCGCCCACTACGCCTCCGGCGGCGTCCGTACCGACCTGCACGGACGCACCACGGTGCCCGGCCTGTACGCCTGCGGGGAGACCGCCTGCACCGGAGTGCACGGCGCCAACCGCCTCGCCTCCAACTCCCTCCTGGAGGGGCTCGTCTTCGCCGAGCGCATCGCCGCCGACATCGCCGAGCGCCGCCCCGCCCGCACCGAGGCGGTCCACCCCGAGGGCGGCCCGCGCGCCGCGCTGCTCGCCCCCGAGACCCGTACGACGATCCAGCGGATCATGACCCGGGGCGCCGGGGTGCTCCGCTCCGCCGAGAGCCTGGCCGCCGCCGCCCGGGAGCTGGAGGCGCTGCGCGACGGCGCCGGCGCGCCCGAGGAGAAGGCCGCCGTACCGGGCGTCGAGGCGTGGGAGACCACCAACCTCCTGCTGGTCGCCCGGGTCCTGGTCGCCGCCGCGTCCGCCCGCGCGGAGACCCGGGGCTGCCACTGGCGCGAGGACCACCCCGACCGCGACGACGAGAACTGGCGCGCCCACCTCGTCGTACGCGTCGGCGAGGACCGGACGCTCGCCGTGCGCCGTACGGAGGGCTCCGACTTCGACCCCGTACGCCAGGACTGACCGCGACCCACCGCACCGCACCACCGCACCGAACCACCGCACAGCACAGCACCGCCCGACGCCCCCGAGGAGCCGCAACCGTGAGCACGCCCGAAGAGAACCGCCCGACACCGGTGGACGTTCCGCTGATCCACATCGGGGCCCCCGCACCGTCCGCGGGCGGCTGCGGCGACGACTGCGGCTGCGCCTCCGACGAGTACGACCCCGACGCCCTGGAGTGCGGCCTCGACCCCGCGCTCGCCGAGCTGCTGGCCGAGGCCGGCCTCGACCCCGTCCAGGTGGAGGACGTCGCGCACGTCGCCATCGAGGAGGACCTGGACGGCGGGGTGGACGTCACCACCGTGGCGACCGTCCCCGAGGACGCCGTCGCCACCGGTGACTTCACCGCCCGCGAGGACGGCGTCGTCGCCGGTCTGCGCGTCGCCGAGGCCGTGCTCTCCATCGTCTGCACCGACGACTTCGAGGTCGAGCGCCACGTCGAGGACGGCGAGCGCGTCACCGCCGGCCAGAAGCTGCTGACGGTCACCACCCGCACCCGCGACCTGCTCACCGGCGAGCGCGGCGCGCTCAACCTGCTCTGCCGCCTCTCCGGCATCGCCACCGCCACCCGCGCGTGGGCGGACGTCCTGGAGGGCTCGAAGACCCAGGTCCGCGACACCCGCAAGACCACCCCGGGGCTGCGCGCGCTGGAGAAGTACGCGGTCCGCTGCGGCGGCGGCGTCAACCACCGGATGTCGCTCTCGGACGCGGCCCTGGTCAAGGACAACCACGTGATCGCGGCCGGCGGCGTCGCCGAGGCGTTCAAGCGGGTCCGCGAGGAGTTCCCCGAGCTGGCCATCGAGGTGGAGGTCGACACCCTCCAGCAGGTCCGCGAGGTGCTGGAGGCCGGCGCCGACCTGATCCTGCTGGACAACTTCACCCCGGGCGAGACCGAGGAGGCCGTCGCGCTCGTCGCCGGGCGCGCCGTGCTGGAGTCCTCCGGCCGCCTCACCCTGGACACCGCCCGCGCCTACGCCGACGCGGGCGTCGACTACCTCGCGGTCGGCGCGCTCACCCACTCCTCGCCCATCCTCGACATCGGCCTGGACTTCCGCGAGACCGCCACCGGTGAGGCCCACGCCTGATGCTGCTCACCATCGACGTCGGCAACACCCACACCGTCCTCGGGCTCTTCGACGGCGAGGAGATCGTCGAGCACTGGCGGATCTCCACCGACTCCCGGCGCACCGCGGACGAGCTGGCCGTGCTCCTCCAGGGGCTGATGGGCATGCACCCGCTGCTCGGCGTCGAGCTGGGCGACGGCATCGAGGGCATCGCGATCTGCTCCACGGTCCCCTCGGTCCTGCACGAGCTGCGCGAGGTGACCCGCCGGTACTACGGCGACGTGCCCGCCGTCCTCGTGGAGCCCGGCATCAAGACCGGCGTACCGATCCTCATGGACAACCCCAAGGAGGTCGGCGCCGACCGCATCATCAACGCGGTCGCGGCGGTCGAGCTGTACGGGGGCCCGGCGATCGTCGTCGACTTCGGCACCGCCACCACCTTCGACGCGGTCTCCGCGCGCGGCGAGTACACCGGCGGTGTCATCGCCCCGGGCATCGAGATCTCGGTCGAGGCGCTCGGCGTGAAGGGCGCCCAGCTCCGCAAGATCGAGCTGGCCCGCCCGCGCAGCGTCATCGGCAAGAACACCGTCGAGGCCATGCAGGCGGGCATCGTCTACGGCTTCGCGGGCCAGGTCGACGGCGTCGTCGCGCGGATGAAGCGCGAGCTGGCGGACGACCCCGACGACGTGACCGTCATCGCGACCGGTGGCCTTGCGCCAATGGTGTTGGGCGAGGCCACCGTCATCGACGAGCACGAGCCCTGGCTGACCCTCATCGGGCTCCGTCTGGTCTACGAGCGCAACGTCTCGCGGATGTAGTCCCTGGCGCGGCGCACCCCGGCGCACCTGCGACGACGCCTCCCGGCGGCGGCGCGGCGGCACCGGAGCGCGCCGCGCCACAGGTGACCAGTTAAGAGGATTTTGTCCCTTTAGCACGTACTGTCGCGCCATGCCCACGCCCTACGGTTCACGAGGCGGCATGGCGTTCGGTGCGGACGAGCTGCGGGTAGTCCGACGCGCTCTCGCCGTTGCCCTCCACCCCATGCCCTTGCCCGACGAGGATGTCCAGGACTGCCTGCGGCTCGCGGGAGCGGTGGACGATGCGGTCGGCGAGGCGGGCCGGCTCCGCGCGTTCCTCCTCGCCGACCTCGCCCGCTACCGCTCCGCCCTTCCCGGCTCCGTCAGCGGCTACCTGGAGCTCCTCCAGGACGCCCTGGCCGCCGGTTACGACCCCAAGGCGGACGACCTCGCCGCCCTGCGGGCGCTGCGCGGCAGACCGGTCGCGGCGGCGCTCCTGGAACGCTGCCAGGCGCTCGCCGAACGCTCGGTGCGGGCCCGGCTGGCGGGCCGCAGCGCCGCCCTCACCGCGCCGGGCCCCCGCAGCCGGCTGCTCGCCCTGCCGGGCGGGCGCGCGGCGGCGGAGCCCCAGCGCCCCGCGAGCCCGGCCGCGCCGTCCCGGCCGCCGGCGCCGGGCGACCGCCCGATGCCCAAGCCGTCCGAGGTCTTCCCGCCGCGCCGCCGCCCGGTGCCGCCGCCGGAGGAGGAGCGCGCCGCCGGCTGACCGCCCGGCACGTCGGCGTGACTACGGCGGCCCGGCCCCCGACCCACCGGGAGGGGCGCTGCGGGCCGCCGTACCACGCTCGCTACTCTGGACGGCATGGACTACGTGAAGGCGCTCATTCCGCCTGTCGTGATGGCCGCATTCTTCATCCGGCTCGTGATGACGATCGTGAAAAGCCAGGGTGGGCCGAACAAGGCCAAGGAGGACGCGGCCGTGGACGCCGCCCTCGCCCGTGCCGAGGCCGCCCGCCAGACCCCGGCCGCCGAAAGCGCCTGAGCGACGCATTCACCGGGCTCCGCAGTCGGTTTCCCCGGCCGGTTTCACCGGGACGGGATGCGACCGGCACGCATCCGGGTGGCCGTATACGCGCGCCCGTGAGCGGTGGCCGTATCCCGTGCCCCTATGCCGTGCGCGTATGTCGCGCCCGTATGCGGTGTTCGCGGGTGGTCGCGCCCGGTGCCGGCATCCGGCGTATCCAGCGCCCGGGATCCAGCGCCCGGTATCCGGGGCTCCGCCCGGCGCGCGATCCTGATTCATCCCGCGTTCAGGCGTTTGCGCGCCCGTTTTCTCCGGTGCGGGTATCCCCGGAGTGGTGGTGTCTTCGTGCCTTCCGTGCCGTGCGCGTTCTTCCGTGCCTTCCGTCCGGAACAACCGACCGCGCGGACGGTTATCGGCCCCGAAGACCGGCGCGCGGCGCGTAATTCACGCCCCCCATGTCACGTGCACAACCCGGCGCACTCCAAGAGCGCACGACTCACATCGAGCCGTGCGCTCTTTTTCGACACCTTCGGGGTTCCCTGGCTTCTCTCCATGTTCTCCGGGCGAGGGCCTCTCGGGAAAAATAACTACGCATTTCGGACATCTCGCATTAAGGTGGCCCTGTGCCCCGTCAATTGGGAGAGCTGGAAGACGCCGTGATGACGCGCGTCTGGCAATGGAACCGACCCGTCACCGTGCGAGAAGTCCTGGAAGACCTTCAGCGCGAACGCTCGATCGCTTACACCACCGTCATGACGGTTATGGACAACCTCCACCAGAAGGGGTGGGTCCGCAGGGAAGTCGACGGCCGGGCTTATCGATATACGGCCGTCTCCACGCGCGCCGCCTACTCGGCCGCACTGATGAACGACGCCTGGTCGCGGAGCGACAACCCCGCCGCCGCTCTCGTCGCCTTCTTCGGCATGATGTCCGCGGAGCAGCGGGAGGCCCTCAGGGACGCCGTACGGATCGTTTCTCCCGGTACGGGCGGTGCGGTGGCGCCACCGGCTCCCCCCGCGGGCACGGGGGACGGCGCGGCGGGCGGTACGGCGGGCGGCACGGGCGACGGCGCGTCCGAAGCCCCGGCGGAAGTTCCCACCGAACCCGCCCCCGAACTCCTCACCGAACCCACCCCTGAACTCCCCACCGAACCCAGCCCCGAAGTCCCCACCGAACCCACCCCTGAACTCCCCACCGAAGACCCGGCCGATGGCACGGCCGAGGACGGCGGGCGATAGCGTCGGGACATGTCTTCAGACCTGACGCAAAGCGAGTCGGAAACCGAAGGTGAAACCGACTCGGCGGTCGAAAAGCCCGCCATCACCGTCCGCCGTGCCAGGACCAGCGATGTGGGCGCGGTGCGCCGGCTGCTCGACGGCTACGTGACCGACGGCATCCTCCTGGACAAAGCGACGGTCACCCTTTACGAGGACATCCAGGAGTTCTGGGTCGCGGAACGCGACGAGGACGCCCGGGTCGTCGGATGCGGCGCACTCCACGTGATGTGGGAAGACCTCGCCGAAGTGCGAACTCTCGCCGTCGATCACCGGGTCAAGGGCAGCGGAGTGGGCCACCAGGTTCTCGACAAGCTGTTGCAGACCGCGCGCTGGCTCGGGGTCCGCCGGGTTTTCTGCCTGACCTTCGAAGTCGACTTCTTCGCCAAGCACGGCTTCGTGGAGATCGGCGAGACGCCGGTCGACACGGATGTCTACAGTGAGCTGCTGCGTTCCTATGACGAGGGTGTCGCCGAGTTCCTCGGTCTCGAACGAGTGAAGCCGAACACCTTGGGCAACAGCCGGATGCTTCTGCACCTGTGATCGGTAGAACTGCGCCGAGTCCCTATGTCCGATACGCGCCCGTTTCCCGTGTTCCCCGGGTCCTGAACCTCTCCCTGGGGTTTGTGTTTTCCCGGGAAAAGCGGTTTCCTTTCCGCGTACTCCATTTTCGATGAAAGGATATCTCGTGGCGCAGAAGGTTCAGGTCCTTCTTGTTGACGACCTCGACGGCGGCGAGGCGAACGAGACCGTCACGTTCGCGCTTGACGGCAAGACCTACGAGATCGACCTCACCACGGCCAACGCGGACAAGCTCCGTGGCCTTCTCGAGCCGTACGCCAAGAGCGGACGCCGCACCGGCGGCCGTGCCGCCACGGGCCGCAAGGGCCGTGCGCTCGGTGCCGGCACCGGC from the Streptomyces sp. NBC_01335 genome contains:
- a CDS encoding L-aspartate oxidase, which translates into the protein MTGIRLTAPEPGWSIDADVVVIGSGVAGLTTALRCVAAGLDTVVVTKARLDDGSTRWAQGGIAAALGEGDTPEQHLDDTLVAGVGLCDEPAVRTLVTEGPGAVRRLIDTGAHFDTDESGGVALTREGGHHRNRIVHAGGDATGAEVSRALVEAVRTRALHTIENALVLDLLTDAEGRTAGVSLHVMGEGQHDGVGAVRAPSVVLATGGMGQVFSATTNPPVSTGDGVALALRAGAEISDLEFVQFHPTVLFLGADSEGQQPLVSEAVRGEGAYLVDASGTRFMTGQHELAELAPRDIVAKAITRQMQLHGTQHMYLDARHFGAEMWERRFPTILAACREHGIDPVTEPIPVAPAAHYASGGVRTDLHGRTTVPGLYACGETACTGVHGANRLASNSLLEGLVFAERIAADIAERRPARTEAVHPEGGPRAALLAPETRTTIQRIMTRGAGVLRSAESLAAAARELEALRDGAGAPEEKAAVPGVEAWETTNLLLVARVLVAAASARAETRGCHWREDHPDRDDENWRAHLVVRVGEDRTLAVRRTEGSDFDPVRQD
- the nadC gene encoding carboxylating nicotinate-nucleotide diphosphorylase produces the protein MSTPEENRPTPVDVPLIHIGAPAPSAGGCGDDCGCASDEYDPDALECGLDPALAELLAEAGLDPVQVEDVAHVAIEEDLDGGVDVTTVATVPEDAVATGDFTAREDGVVAGLRVAEAVLSIVCTDDFEVERHVEDGERVTAGQKLLTVTTRTRDLLTGERGALNLLCRLSGIATATRAWADVLEGSKTQVRDTRKTTPGLRALEKYAVRCGGGVNHRMSLSDAALVKDNHVIAAGGVAEAFKRVREEFPELAIEVEVDTLQQVREVLEAGADLILLDNFTPGETEEAVALVAGRAVLESSGRLTLDTARAYADAGVDYLAVGALTHSSPILDIGLDFRETATGEAHA
- a CDS encoding type III pantothenate kinase, whose translation is MLLTIDVGNTHTVLGLFDGEEIVEHWRISTDSRRTADELAVLLQGLMGMHPLLGVELGDGIEGIAICSTVPSVLHELREVTRRYYGDVPAVLVEPGIKTGVPILMDNPKEVGADRIINAVAAVELYGGPAIVVDFGTATTFDAVSARGEYTGGVIAPGIEISVEALGVKGAQLRKIELARPRSVIGKNTVEAMQAGIVYGFAGQVDGVVARMKRELADDPDDVTVIATGGLAPMVLGEATVIDEHEPWLTLIGLRLVYERNVSRM
- a CDS encoding BlaI/MecI/CopY family transcriptional regulator, with translation MPRQLGELEDAVMTRVWQWNRPVTVREVLEDLQRERSIAYTTVMTVMDNLHQKGWVRREVDGRAYRYTAVSTRAAYSAALMNDAWSRSDNPAAALVAFFGMMSAEQREALRDAVRIVSPGTGGAVAPPAPPAGTGDGAAGGTAGGTGDGASEAPAEVPTEPAPELLTEPTPELPTEPSPEVPTEPTPELPTEDPADGTAEDGGR
- a CDS encoding amino-acid N-acetyltransferase — protein: MSSDLTQSESETEGETDSAVEKPAITVRRARTSDVGAVRRLLDGYVTDGILLDKATVTLYEDIQEFWVAERDEDARVVGCGALHVMWEDLAEVRTLAVDHRVKGSGVGHQVLDKLLQTARWLGVRRVFCLTFEVDFFAKHGFVEIGETPVDTDVYSELLRSYDEGVAEFLGLERVKPNTLGNSRMLLHL
- a CDS encoding histone-like nucleoid-structuring protein Lsr2, translating into MAQKVQVLLVDDLDGGEANETVTFALDGKTYEIDLTTANADKLRGLLEPYAKSGRRTGGRAATGRKGRALGAGTGGNKDTAEIRKWARENGHNVNDRGRVPADIREAYEQANG